A stretch of Pseudomonas sp. 7SR1 DNA encodes these proteins:
- a CDS encoding class I SAM-dependent methyltransferase, which yields MSYLSDSYVQETRFGFWFLRSHTWQHHVLRVAINDLRSLFDTAVPASPVLLDAGCGQGKSFQYLRQVFAPQRLIGVDADPHSLALSAEEAERQGMTVELIGSDCAVLAVPDASVDLLFCHQTFHHLVEQEKALAEFYRVLKPGGYLMFAESTKAYIDTWVIRWLFRHPMHVQKSAAQYLEMIRLQGFRFEARNVSYPYLWWSRARDFGLLERFGLRRPRPFGQREETLVNVVARKPFEEVAG from the coding sequence ATGAGCTACCTGAGCGACAGCTACGTCCAGGAGACGCGTTTCGGCTTCTGGTTCCTGCGCAGCCACACCTGGCAGCACCATGTGCTGCGAGTGGCGATCAACGACCTGCGCAGCCTGTTCGACACAGCGGTTCCGGCCAGTCCGGTGCTGCTGGATGCCGGCTGCGGCCAGGGCAAATCGTTCCAGTACCTGCGCCAGGTGTTCGCGCCGCAACGCTTGATCGGCGTGGATGCCGATCCCCACAGCCTGGCATTGAGCGCCGAAGAGGCTGAACGCCAGGGCATGACCGTGGAACTGATCGGCAGCGACTGCGCGGTGCTGGCCGTACCGGATGCCAGTGTCGACCTGTTGTTCTGCCACCAGACCTTTCATCACCTGGTGGAGCAGGAAAAAGCCCTCGCCGAGTTCTACCGCGTGCTCAAGCCGGGTGGCTACCTGATGTTCGCCGAATCCACCAAGGCCTATATCGATACCTGGGTGATCCGCTGGTTGTTCCGCCACCCCATGCACGTTCAGAAAAGTGCCGCCCAGTATCTGGAAATGATCCGTCTCCAGGGTTTCCGTTTCGAGGCGCGCAACGTGTCCTATCCTTACCTGTGGTGGAGTCGCGCCAGGGATTTCGGCCTGCTGGAACGGTTTGGCCTGCGCCGTCCCCGGCCGTTCGGCCAGCGAGAGGAAACCCTGGTCAACGTGGTGGCCCGCAAGCCATTCGAAGAGGTTGCCGGATGA
- a CDS encoding DUF3261 domain-containing protein, with translation MRSPLLNSLLLGCLLLLGACASRTPLPEHAPTLVLPLQLHIERQLAGQRQDWLLVIQREGAGIRWSMMDPLGIPLARQRLVDGQWQADGLLPPNAEARELFAALLFALTPDAELPDNYPTARQQAQPQRQRVLDSRWQVRYKQALDFELSLSQGLRYRIKPLSETTP, from the coding sequence ATGCGTTCGCCACTGCTCAACAGCCTGCTCCTTGGCTGTCTCTTGCTGCTCGGCGCCTGCGCCAGCCGCACGCCACTGCCCGAGCACGCGCCGACCCTGGTGCTGCCGCTGCAATTGCACATCGAACGCCAACTGGCCGGGCAGCGCCAGGACTGGCTGCTGGTGATCCAGCGCGAAGGCGCCGGCATCCGCTGGTCGATGATGGACCCGCTGGGCATTCCCCTGGCCCGGCAGCGCCTGGTGGATGGCCAGTGGCAGGCCGACGGCCTGTTGCCACCCAATGCCGAAGCCCGGGAGCTGTTCGCCGCGCTGCTGTTCGCCCTGACGCCGGACGCCGAGCTGCCGGATAACTACCCCACCGCCAGACAGCAGGCACAACCGCAACGGCAGCGAGTCCTGGATTCCCGCTGGCAGGTGCGCTACAAGCAGGCGCTGGATTTCGAACTGAGCCTGTCCCAAGGCCTGCGCTACCGCATTAAACCGTTGAGCGAGACCACCCCATGA
- a CDS encoding outer membrane lipoprotein carrier protein LolA, with product MKRLYLGLLLWGLASLAQAFDLQRLSEQLARPEVIHGQFIQEKHLRALPQPLISKGHFVLAQKHGLLWLLRTPLQQDYRITARGIARRDGDTWQMLPNKSEGAEQNRLFMAVLQGDSSGLQRDFELSLTGTAQQWTLKLVPRSVLLKQIFTRIDIEGGELVRRIELLETQGDSTVLRMQDSTSAQPLSEAEQHDFAE from the coding sequence ATGAAACGCCTGTACCTGGGACTGTTGCTCTGGGGCCTGGCGTCCCTGGCCCAGGCCTTCGACCTGCAGCGACTGAGCGAACAACTGGCCCGCCCGGAAGTCATCCACGGCCAGTTCATCCAGGAGAAGCATCTGCGCGCCTTGCCCCAGCCCCTCATCAGCAAGGGGCATTTCGTGCTGGCGCAGAAGCACGGCCTGCTGTGGCTACTGCGAACCCCGCTGCAACAGGACTACCGGATCACCGCCCGAGGCATCGCCCGACGAGACGGCGACACCTGGCAAATGCTGCCGAACAAGAGCGAAGGCGCCGAACAGAATCGCTTGTTCATGGCCGTGCTGCAGGGAGACAGCAGCGGCCTGCAACGGGATTTCGAATTGAGCCTGACGGGTACCGCGCAACAGTGGACACTCAAGTTGGTTCCGCGCTCGGTACTGCTCAAGCAGATCTTCACCCGGATCGACATCGAGGGCGGCGAGCTGGTGCGGCGCATCGAGCTGCTGGAAACCCAGGGCGACAGCACCGTGCTGCGGATGCAAGACAGCACCAGTGCACAGCCCCTGAGCGAAGCGGAGCAACATGACTTTGCCGAGTGA
- a CDS encoding NAD(P)/FAD-dependent oxidoreductase, producing the protein MPTIEMERRQVVVIGAGPSGAIAAALLKRKGHDVLVIERQHFPRFSIGESLLSHCLDFVEEAGMLEAVNAAGFQRKNGAAFAWGERYSAFDFGDTFSAGKPTTFQVQRADFDKLLADQAALQGVEIRYGETIASADFSLPSPQLGVQREDGSQYRVEAQFVLDASGYGRVLPRLLDLEAPSNFPLRQAVFTHIEDRIDNPAFDRQKILITTHPSKRDVWFWTIPFSDGRCSVGVVAAAEHFAGGTDDLDACLRGFIDDTPSLAGVLQDAVWDTPARTIGGYSANVKTLHGPGFALLGNAAEFLDPVFSSGVTIAMRSASMAAGVLHRQLQGESVDWQGEFAEPLKRGVDTFRCYVEGWYAGTFQDVIFYTDGSADIRRMISSILAGYAWDQSNPFVSEPKRRLRMLSEICASTAP; encoded by the coding sequence ATGCCTACGATTGAAATGGAACGGCGCCAGGTCGTCGTCATCGGCGCCGGCCCCTCCGGCGCCATCGCCGCCGCGTTGCTCAAGCGCAAGGGGCACGACGTGCTGGTCATCGAGCGCCAGCACTTCCCGCGGTTCTCCATCGGCGAGAGCCTGTTGTCCCACTGCCTGGATTTCGTCGAAGAGGCGGGCATGCTCGAAGCGGTGAACGCTGCCGGGTTCCAGCGCAAGAACGGTGCCGCCTTCGCCTGGGGCGAGCGCTACAGCGCCTTCGATTTCGGCGATACCTTCAGCGCCGGCAAGCCCACCACATTCCAGGTCCAGCGCGCCGATTTCGATAAGCTGCTGGCCGACCAGGCCGCGTTGCAAGGCGTAGAGATCCGTTATGGCGAAACCATCGCCAGCGCTGACTTCAGCCTGCCCAGCCCACAGTTGGGCGTGCAGCGCGAGGACGGCAGCCAATACCGGGTCGAGGCGCAGTTCGTGCTCGATGCCAGTGGCTATGGCCGGGTCCTGCCGCGCCTGTTGGACCTGGAGGCACCGTCGAACTTCCCGCTGCGCCAGGCCGTGTTCACCCATATCGAGGATCGCATCGACAACCCGGCCTTCGACCGGCAGAAGATCCTGATCACCACGCACCCGAGCAAACGCGACGTGTGGTTCTGGACCATCCCGTTCAGCGACGGTCGCTGCTCGGTGGGCGTGGTCGCGGCGGCGGAGCACTTCGCCGGTGGCACCGACGACCTCGACGCCTGCCTGCGTGGTTTCATCGACGACACCCCAAGCCTGGCCGGCGTCCTGCAGGATGCCGTGTGGGACACTCCGGCGCGGACCATCGGCGGGTACTCGGCCAACGTCAAGACGCTGCACGGGCCTGGCTTTGCCCTGCTGGGCAATGCCGCGGAATTCCTCGACCCGGTGTTTTCCTCCGGCGTGACCATCGCCATGCGTTCGGCGAGCATGGCCGCCGGCGTGCTCCATCGCCAGTTGCAGGGCGAAAGCGTGGACTGGCAGGGCGAATTCGCCGAACCGCTCAAGCGTGGCGTCGATACCTTCCGTTGCTACGTGGAAGGCTGGTACGCCGGCACCTTCCAGGACGTGATCTTCTACACCGACGGCTCGGCCGACATCCGCCGCATGATCAGCTCGATCCTGGCCGGCTACGCCTGGGACCAGAGCAACCCCTTCGTCAGCGAACCCAAGCGACGCCTGCGCATGCTTTCGGAAATCTGCGCGAGCACGGCACCATGA
- a CDS encoding MMPL family transporter, whose translation MTLPSERKLPWLFLALLLAVLALAGWQWRNGAPLSANLMELVPGTTPDALELIAERRMQEPLNREVLVLVGHHDRQQAIALAQTLGQQWQASGLFDKVQWTLQADLSALRTQLLNGRLAMLSATDRQQLIDHPQAFIQQRVQALFDPFSGFSLVPSQDDWLGLTGRIQNSQPQHGAITLDVSSGALIAEADGKHWVLLRARTHGDAFDMNLPLQVAQLLQRSRDQASQAQGQLLAASGLLYAANGQQQASREITWVGGGATVGILLLLLLAFRNLRVWLAFVPVLVGMLFGAVACVALFGRIHVMTLVLGSSLIGVAVDYPLHYLSKSWSLKPWHSWPALRLTLPGLSLSLATTCIGYLALAWTPFPALTQIAIFSAAGLAGAYLAAVCLLPALLNGAELRPAQWPLRLCEHLLQARAALLARVCTPILLVLLLIFCAGGLWHLSTKNDIRQWIGTPQHLTDEAQVIARITGFQPTSQFFLIRADDQAQLLERQTALNERLDQLIGLNKLQGYLSLNQLVSPPAEQQKVREALARLPAFWQPLLDLGVPVSALQAELAQLQALPVTDIGTALTGPLAEPYRTLWLGPTAQGVAAVVSLQGLNDAALLRVQAVDLPGVHLVDRLGDLNRVFAATQISAAELKLASCVLIVLLLIWPFGVGAALRIVALPLLAAMCSLASLGWLGQPLTLFSLFGLLLVTAIGVDYAILMRERIGGAAVSLLGTLLAAVTTWLSFGLLALSSTPAVSNFGLAVSLGLAFSFLLAPWAGHHEPPEAEPAP comes from the coding sequence ATGACTTTGCCGAGTGAACGCAAGCTGCCCTGGCTGTTCCTGGCCTTGCTCCTGGCGGTGCTGGCGCTGGCCGGCTGGCAGTGGCGCAACGGCGCGCCGTTGTCGGCCAATCTCATGGAACTGGTGCCGGGCACCACGCCCGATGCCCTGGAGCTCATCGCCGAGCGACGCATGCAGGAACCGTTGAACCGCGAGGTACTGGTGCTGGTGGGCCATCACGACCGCCAGCAGGCCATCGCGCTGGCGCAAACCCTCGGTCAGCAATGGCAGGCCAGTGGACTGTTCGACAAGGTCCAATGGACGCTGCAAGCCGATCTGTCGGCATTGCGCACGCAGTTGCTCAACGGCCGGCTGGCGATGCTGTCGGCCACGGACCGCCAGCAGTTGATCGACCATCCCCAGGCATTCATCCAGCAACGGGTACAAGCCTTGTTCGATCCGTTCAGCGGCTTCAGCCTGGTACCCAGCCAGGACGACTGGCTGGGACTGACCGGACGCATCCAGAACAGCCAGCCGCAACACGGCGCAATAACGCTGGATGTGAGCAGCGGTGCACTGATCGCCGAAGCCGACGGCAAGCACTGGGTGCTGCTGCGGGCCCGAACCCATGGCGACGCCTTCGACATGAACCTGCCGCTGCAAGTGGCGCAGCTGTTGCAGCGCAGCCGCGACCAGGCGAGCCAGGCCCAGGGGCAGTTGCTGGCCGCCAGTGGCCTGCTCTATGCGGCCAACGGGCAGCAGCAAGCCTCGCGTGAAATCACCTGGGTCGGCGGTGGCGCGACGGTGGGCATCCTGTTGCTGCTGTTGCTGGCTTTCCGAAACCTGCGGGTGTGGCTGGCGTTCGTGCCCGTGCTGGTGGGCATGCTGTTCGGCGCGGTGGCCTGCGTGGCCCTGTTCGGACGCATACACGTCATGACTTTGGTGCTGGGCTCCAGCCTGATCGGCGTAGCGGTGGACTACCCGTTGCACTACCTGTCCAAGAGCTGGAGTCTCAAGCCGTGGCACAGCTGGCCCGCCCTGCGTCTGACCCTGCCCGGGCTGAGCCTGAGCCTGGCGACCACCTGCATCGGCTACCTCGCCTTGGCCTGGACACCTTTCCCGGCGCTGACCCAGATCGCGATCTTCTCCGCCGCCGGGCTGGCCGGAGCCTATCTCGCGGCGGTCTGCCTGCTGCCGGCACTGCTCAACGGCGCCGAACTGCGTCCGGCCCAGTGGCCGCTGCGGCTCTGCGAACACCTGCTCCAGGCCCGCGCAGCGCTGCTGGCGCGGGTCTGTACGCCCATCCTGCTGGTGCTGCTGTTGATCTTCTGCGCCGGCGGCCTCTGGCACCTGAGCACCAAGAACGACATCCGCCAGTGGATCGGCACGCCCCAACACCTGACGGACGAAGCCCAGGTGATCGCCCGGATCACCGGTTTCCAGCCGACCAGCCAGTTCTTCCTGATCCGCGCCGACGACCAGGCCCAATTGCTGGAACGCCAGACCGCGCTCAACGAGCGCCTGGACCAGTTGATCGGTCTGAACAAACTCCAGGGCTACCTGTCGCTGAACCAGTTGGTCAGCCCTCCCGCCGAACAGCAGAAGGTGCGCGAAGCCCTGGCCCGGTTGCCGGCGTTCTGGCAGCCGTTGCTGGACCTGGGCGTACCGGTCAGCGCGTTGCAGGCGGAACTCGCGCAATTGCAGGCCCTGCCCGTTACCGACATAGGCACTGCACTCACCGGGCCGCTGGCCGAACCGTATCGCACGCTCTGGCTCGGGCCGACAGCGCAAGGCGTGGCCGCGGTGGTCAGCCTGCAGGGCTTGAACGATGCGGCGCTGCTGCGGGTGCAAGCGGTGGACCTGCCCGGCGTGCACCTGGTAGACCGCCTGGGCGATCTGAACCGGGTCTTCGCCGCCACGCAAATCAGTGCCGCCGAGTTGAAGCTGGCGTCCTGTGTGCTGATCGTCCTGCTGCTGATCTGGCCGTTCGGCGTCGGCGCGGCCCTGCGCATCGTCGCCCTGCCGCTGCTGGCCGCGATGTGCAGCCTGGCGAGCCTGGGCTGGCTCGGCCAGCCGTTGACCCTGTTCAGCCTGTTCGGCCTGCTACTGGTGACCGCCATCGGCGTCGACTACGCGATCCTGATGCGCGAACGGATCGGCGGGGCCGCAGTGAGCCTGCTGGGTACCCTGCTGGCGGCAGTCACCACCTGGCTGTCGTTCGGCCTGCTGGCGCTTTCCAGCACACCGGCGGTGAGCAACTTCGGCCTGGCGGTAAGCCTGGGGCTGGCGTTCAGTTTCCTGCTGGCGCCCTGGGCCGGACACCATGAGCCCCCCGAGGCGGAGCCTGCCCCATGA